The Pseudomonadota bacterium region GAGGATCGCGAGGCGCGGCTGCGCGAGGCGCTCGACGCGATCCGAGATCGGTACGACTACATCATCATCGACTGCCCGCCCTCGCTCGGCCTCCTGACGCTCAACGCCCTGTGCGCGGCCGACGCCGTCGTCGTCCCCTTGCAGTGCGAGTACTACGCGCTCGAGGGGCTGTCGCGCCTGCTCGAGACGATCGGTATCCTGCGCGAGCGGCTGAACCCGAGCCTCGAGATCGACGGCATCCTGCTCACGATGTACGACTCCCGCAACAACCTCTCGGAGCAGGTCGCCCGCGAGGTGCGCCAGAACTTCGACGGCCGCGTGTTCGAGACGATCATCCCGCGCAACGTTCGCCTCTCGGAGAGCCCGTCGTTCGGGAAGCCGGCGCTCTTGTACGACGTGAAGTCGAAGGGGACCCAGCGCTACCTCGAGTTCGCGCGCGAGTACCTGGAGATCGGGCGGTGAACGACCC contains the following coding sequences:
- a CDS encoding AAA family ATPase, which gives rise to MSRIVSVANQKGGVGKTTTAVNMGASLAAAEKTVLVVDLDPQANATSGLGVNPDDAAASSYEVLIGAVPAEAAITPTTLDFLDLIPASRDLAGAEVELVDAEDREARLREALDAIRDRYDYIIIDCPPSLGLLTLNALCAADAVVVPLQCEYYALEGLSRLLETIGILRERLNPSLEIDGILLTMYDSRNNLSEQVAREVRQNFDGRVFETIIPRNVRLSESPSFGKPALLYDVKSKGTQRYLEFAREYLEIGR